One Methanomassiliicoccales archaeon DNA window includes the following coding sequences:
- the purS gene encoding phosphoribosylformylglycinamidine synthase subunit PurS, translating to MVVVDIRIELKPGVADPEGQNTKKALELLGFKNIKSVRSVKLFEIDLDMQEGEAIATCEEMCKRLLANPVIHNYKIELK from the coding sequence ATGGTCGTCGTCGATATACGGATAGAGTTGAAGCCTGGTGTCGCTGATCCAGAAGGACAGAACACAAAGAAGGCCCTCGAGCTTTTGGGTTTCAAGAATATCAAGAGTGTACGCTCTGTTAAGCTATTTGAGATCGACCTCGATATGCAAGAAGGGGAGGCGATTGCCACCTGTGAGGAGATGTGCAAGCGCTTACTTGCAAATCCTGTAATTCATAATTATAAAATTGAATTGAAGTGA
- the purL gene encoding phosphoribosylformylglycinamidine synthase subunit PurL, which yields MQLENLIRKRQLPFELSEIDLFSATDHELVEISRAMGLNLSLEEMKEIERYFARKGRLPTDVELQSLAQAWSEHCCYKSSKVFLREHIFNIDHPDVIAKGDAGVMVFDNEYAYALRIESHNHPSAVEPYGGAATGIGGIVRDVLCMGAQPVALIDPLFFGPLDYDRELPPGTKHPKYLLGGVVAGIRDYGNRIGIPTLCGAVFFDERYIGNCLVNVGCVGIVRRDRVLRNAVKNSNDVLILVGGKTGRDGIHGVTFASAELDETSEEKSRGAVQLGDPIMKEPLIHACLEVNAKQLISGMKDLGGGGLSCVVGELALAGGCGAEVDLDKVPLKETGLAPWEIWVSESQERMMLSAPKENVAKIIEIFDLWDVPATVIGRVIEEKVVRLFYNGTKVFELDLDFYAKGPEYCRPILEKRREIQRETEYPPLPPDLNEVLLRVIADPNIASKEWIIRQYDHEVRSCTVIKPLQGKIGKRGAGDAAVIKPLRHSNRGLAIAVGVNPWFTALDPYRGGLSAIDEICRNLTAVGSRPHAITDCLNFGNPEKPERLWEFKECVRGIGDALRGLQIAAPSGNVSFYNETPKGAALPTPTVMGVGIVDDVRRCVTADFKEKGNPVYVVGKTKEEMGGSALFRIFGGHSGLVPDVDLKILSERMQKLRYCINESIVRACHDVSDGGISVAIAEMCISGDIGFFGDLKGMGEERVIVKLFSESNSRWIVEVDKNREDTWKEIMGGEAIKIGTVGGKAMVVSDGSKVIDLDIDVLREHWSEPLWRLLG from the coding sequence ATGCAGCTGGAAAATCTCATTAGAAAGCGACAGTTACCCTTCGAACTATCAGAGATCGACCTATTTTCTGCAACTGATCACGAGCTGGTTGAAATCAGCCGTGCCATGGGGTTGAACCTCAGCCTCGAGGAGATGAAAGAGATCGAGCGATATTTCGCACGTAAGGGCCGACTCCCGACCGACGTCGAGTTGCAGTCGCTCGCTCAGGCTTGGAGTGAACATTGTTGTTACAAGAGCTCGAAGGTCTTTCTGAGGGAGCACATTTTCAACATCGACCATCCAGACGTTATTGCAAAGGGCGATGCGGGAGTTATGGTATTCGATAACGAATATGCCTACGCACTCAGGATCGAAAGCCATAACCATCCGTCAGCTGTCGAACCTTATGGCGGCGCTGCAACTGGCATCGGCGGTATCGTTAGGGATGTCCTCTGTATGGGAGCGCAACCCGTCGCACTCATCGACCCCCTCTTCTTCGGCCCGCTCGATTATGATAGGGAGTTGCCTCCAGGGACAAAACACCCGAAGTATTTGCTAGGGGGGGTCGTTGCGGGGATCAGAGATTACGGCAACCGGATCGGGATACCTACGCTTTGTGGTGCAGTCTTTTTCGACGAGCGTTATATTGGGAACTGTTTAGTTAATGTTGGATGTGTTGGCATCGTGAGGAGGGATCGCGTTCTTCGGAATGCCGTGAAGAACTCGAACGATGTTCTCATCCTTGTCGGCGGAAAAACAGGCAGGGACGGCATACATGGGGTTACCTTTGCCTCCGCGGAACTCGATGAAACTTCGGAAGAGAAATCACGCGGAGCTGTCCAACTGGGTGACCCCATTATGAAAGAGCCGCTGATCCACGCATGCCTCGAAGTCAACGCAAAACAACTCATCTCGGGCATGAAAGACCTCGGCGGTGGCGGCCTTTCATGCGTCGTCGGCGAACTTGCACTTGCAGGCGGATGCGGCGCAGAGGTCGATCTTGATAAAGTGCCCCTGAAGGAAACTGGCTTAGCGCCGTGGGAGATCTGGGTATCAGAATCCCAGGAAAGGATGATGCTCTCCGCTCCAAAAGAAAACGTTGCAAAGATCATTGAGATCTTTGACTTGTGGGACGTGCCCGCGACAGTTATCGGGAGGGTCATCGAGGAAAAAGTCGTACGCCTCTTCTATAACGGGACTAAGGTATTCGAGCTCGATCTCGATTTCTACGCAAAAGGACCTGAATACTGCCGACCGATTCTCGAGAAAAGAAGGGAAATACAGCGGGAGACGGAGTATCCCCCACTGCCGCCGGATCTCAATGAAGTACTCCTGCGGGTCATCGCCGACCCGAACATCGCATCCAAAGAATGGATTATCAGGCAATACGACCACGAGGTACGGAGTTGCACTGTCATCAAACCTCTCCAGGGAAAAATTGGGAAGAGAGGTGCCGGAGACGCCGCAGTCATTAAACCCCTACGCCATTCTAATAGAGGTCTCGCTATTGCCGTCGGCGTGAACCCCTGGTTCACAGCGCTTGATCCTTACCGTGGGGGATTGAGTGCAATTGATGAAATCTGCAGGAATCTGACAGCCGTAGGATCGAGGCCTCACGCAATCACCGACTGCCTGAACTTTGGAAATCCAGAAAAGCCTGAGAGGCTCTGGGAATTCAAGGAGTGTGTGAGGGGAATTGGCGATGCGTTGAGGGGCCTCCAAATCGCGGCACCATCTGGAAACGTGAGCTTTTATAATGAGACGCCCAAGGGTGCTGCGCTCCCGACGCCGACAGTTATGGGAGTGGGTATCGTGGATGATGTGAGGCGCTGCGTGACTGCAGACTTCAAGGAGAAAGGAAACCCTGTCTATGTTGTTGGAAAGACCAAGGAGGAGATGGGAGGGTCAGCGCTCTTCCGGATCTTTGGTGGTCACAGCGGTCTCGTTCCAGATGTAGACCTTAAAATTCTCTCGGAGCGCATGCAGAAGCTTAGATATTGCATTAATGAGAGCATTGTCCGAGCCTGCCACGATGTTTCAGATGGGGGGATCTCCGTGGCGATCGCAGAAATGTGCATCTCAGGGGACATAGGGTTTTTCGGTGACCTCAAGGGAATGGGCGAAGAAAGGGTGATCGTAAAACTCTTTTCAGAATCGAACTCAAGATGGATCGTCGAAGTCGACAAGAATAGAGAGGACACCTGGAAGGAGATCATGGGGGGCGAGGCGATCAAGATCGGTACGGTCGGGGGCAAGGCGATGGTCGTTTCCGATGGCAGTAAGGTAATTGATCTCGATATTGATGTGCTGAGAGAACACTGGTCAGAGCCGCTTTGGCGACTGCTCGGATGA
- a CDS encoding NAAT family transporter yields the protein MSFEFALSAFATIFAIVNPIGNIPIFEAVTMGYPRELKKKVIRKICTVTTGVLFVFALFGQWIFSLYGITIPAFKIAGGLLLFSVAFSMMHGQRSRAKISDEDQEEAMAREVVGIVPLGIPMFAGPGAITTVMIFVSEAMKSSDMIVDMLSIFISIILTVIISYLLLTYSEPLFRRMGRSGAMAFSRIMGLLLAAVAVNFILSGVFQSINDYFVG from the coding sequence ATGAGTTTCGAGTTCGCATTGAGCGCGTTCGCAACTATCTTCGCCATCGTCAATCCAATTGGCAACATCCCGATCTTTGAAGCCGTCACGATGGGATATCCCAGGGAACTGAAGAAAAAGGTCATTAGAAAGATTTGTACGGTTACCACTGGAGTGCTTTTCGTTTTCGCGCTCTTTGGCCAATGGATTTTTTCATTATATGGAATCACGATTCCGGCGTTCAAAATCGCTGGTGGCCTTCTCCTCTTTTCCGTCGCCTTCTCAATGATGCACGGCCAGCGTTCAAGGGCAAAGATTAGTGATGAGGATCAAGAAGAGGCGATGGCAAGGGAAGTTGTCGGAATTGTACCGCTCGGCATTCCAATGTTCGCAGGGCCAGGGGCGATCACGACCGTGATGATATTTGTGTCGGAGGCGATGAAATCAAGCGACATGATCGTGGATATGTTGTCGATTTTCATCTCGATCATTCTGACAGTCATCATCAGCTACCTATTGCTCACATACTCAGAGCCGTTGTTCAGGAGAATGGGTAGAAGCGGTGCGATGGCTTTTTCGAGAATCATGGGCCTACTTCTCGCCGCAGTGGCAGTGAACTTCATCCTCTCTGGCGTCTTCCAGTCTATTAACGATTATTTCGTTGGATAG
- the purQ gene encoding phosphoribosylformylglycinamidine synthase subunit PurQ: MRAEDVKVCILRIEGTNCEDETCAAFRFVGTSPEIVHLKQLTGHCPADLRRRLDDYHVLVIPGGFSAGDYVRAGAIFAARMKSALSDDLKRFVQSEKPIIGICNGFQVLVELGMLPALDGVMSDSAQAALATNESGRFECTPTLLKVESRGKCVFTRKMRKGQIVMFPSAHAEGKFMLPAERAERILDRLEENDQIVFRYVDESGSYAGYPWNPNGSLGNIAGICNPLGTVLGLMPHPERAFFRYHHPDWTRNRLAPEGPGDGKAVFESVVEYVAKKF, translated from the coding sequence ATGAGAGCCGAAGATGTAAAGGTCTGCATCCTCAGAATCGAAGGGACGAACTGTGAAGATGAAACTTGCGCCGCGTTTCGATTCGTTGGCACATCACCTGAAATCGTACACCTAAAACAGCTGACTGGTCATTGTCCAGCAGACCTAAGAAGGAGACTCGATGACTACCACGTCCTTGTCATCCCTGGCGGATTTTCTGCGGGTGACTATGTGAGAGCAGGGGCAATATTCGCAGCCCGAATGAAAAGTGCCCTCTCAGACGATTTGAAGAGATTCGTGCAGTCCGAAAAACCTATCATTGGCATCTGTAATGGATTCCAGGTGCTCGTTGAACTAGGGATGCTTCCGGCTCTGGATGGGGTAATGAGTGATTCTGCCCAGGCGGCCCTTGCGACGAACGAATCGGGACGGTTTGAGTGTACCCCAACACTTCTAAAAGTCGAGAGCAGAGGAAAGTGTGTTTTCACGAGAAAGATGAGAAAGGGCCAAATCGTCATGTTTCCCTCAGCACATGCAGAGGGCAAATTCATGCTCCCTGCTGAAAGAGCAGAACGCATACTCGACAGGCTCGAAGAGAACGACCAGATTGTATTCAGATATGTTGACGAAAGCGGATCTTATGCTGGCTATCCGTGGAATCCGAACGGTTCGTTAGGAAATATTGCAGGTATATGCAACCCTCTAGGCACGGTTCTAGGTCTGATGCCGCACCCTGAAAGAGCCTTCTTCCGGTATCATCACCCTGACTGGACAAGGAATCGCCTTGCGCCCGAAGGCCCTGGGGATGGGAAGGCAGTGTTTGAGTCAGTCGTCGAATACGTCGCAAAGAAATTTTAG